A part of Methanomassiliicoccales archaeon genomic DNA contains:
- a CDS encoding BNR-4 repeat-containing protein: protein MRFKVSIHRTISIGLIAMMLIAALMVLVPSQVSAAGTVHLYADFDEGTWPTTGWTEFESSGTVGLDSAQYHSSPNSLKVSVPSASAYAYPVYTWASALDGYTNISIWFRFTGTVSAIRVFSFADNSGNAIGPWLEIDGTTVRTYNRTTSSYANLWTSVAANAWHHFEANRSGANYWKYRMDGGSWTASYPGRYTYDNVATKLMLGDGSSSVNYGTVWYDDIIVYKGDFPVVLSDAALGSEFASYPVLTAVTGTTYSYTASCPGADTYALASNATWLTINSTTGVLSGTPNASGQFYVNVTASNETASVVQRYTLNVYTPTEITGLKQGSWLTTGGPGRLGQAVYYQGKVFYAFNGYKDGVDLSAYIVTYDMKTRAWSSPVKIGEGSGDGHGAVKIAIDDNGRIHAFFGSHDSNTIYMYSGAGGDISTWTLGPDVDGSIGTTYPMPYWDDVHDVLYLLLRSNHGTAGRNWIMFKSSDRGLTWTSHEFIDMGTDLFYIFSVVPRYTGNNLDFWICGDRRDPTLGYTDYWTIIRYNADGNIYSFGGTNLGTVADATELRTYCIQDIPGTQTKMWNLNLMLDDSGRPHVTVANYTSGNTVWQHIYYSNSSTWMADTICDGSALYNYDSAGYIENYNIHLWLVNGTSAEDPVGRVEQWQWDAVHGWECDGVIMSIEQVAQRSSEGCNGIEMVMHGPNHEVVFGEFDNSDLTNDDLWGYIYCEEYGYRPYYNYTAAPEDPDPPSAPLGLTAIISSHAIVLTWSPPADDGGSPVTGYKVYRSVNGSAYALLATLGAVLTYTDNDSLVAGTNYSYKVSAINQYGEGDASAAVTVLFEDKETMADAFYAWLGPLWGLLMLMVVLSLVARIGRKVG from the coding sequence ATGAGATTCAAGGTTTCGATACACAGGACAATTAGCATCGGCCTCATCGCCATGATGCTCATCGCGGCTCTGATGGTTTTGGTGCCGTCACAAGTATCGGCGGCGGGCACGGTGCACCTCTATGCAGATTTCGATGAGGGGACATGGCCGACCACGGGTTGGACCGAGTTTGAGAGCTCTGGCACGGTGGGATTGGACTCAGCGCAGTATCACAGCTCACCAAACTCGCTCAAGGTTAGTGTGCCTAGTGCTTCGGCATATGCTTACCCAGTATACACATGGGCCTCCGCGCTTGATGGATACACAAACATCTCCATATGGTTCCGTTTCACCGGTACTGTCTCGGCGATAAGAGTGTTTTCTTTTGCGGATAACTCCGGCAATGCAATCGGGCCCTGGCTGGAGATCGATGGGACGACGGTAAGGACATACAACAGGACCACGAGTTCGTATGCCAACCTGTGGACATCGGTCGCGGCCAACGCGTGGCACCACTTCGAGGCGAACCGCTCTGGCGCCAACTATTGGAAGTATCGCATGGATGGAGGGTCATGGACAGCCAGCTACCCTGGGAGATATACCTATGATAATGTTGCCACCAAGCTGATGCTGGGCGATGGTAGTTCAAGCGTCAACTATGGCACGGTCTGGTACGACGACATCATCGTCTACAAGGGCGACTTCCCGGTCGTGTTATCCGATGCCGCCTTGGGCTCAGAATTCGCCAGCTATCCTGTCCTTACTGCGGTCACAGGTACGACCTATTCGTATACGGCATCCTGTCCCGGTGCAGACACCTATGCACTGGCATCTAATGCTACATGGCTGACGATCAATTCTACAACAGGGGTCCTCAGTGGCACTCCGAACGCGAGCGGGCAATTCTATGTCAACGTCACGGCTAGCAACGAGACCGCGAGCGTTGTCCAACGGTATACCTTGAATGTGTACACGCCTACCGAGATCACGGGCCTGAAACAAGGCTCATGGCTCACGACCGGGGGACCGGGCAGGCTGGGTCAGGCCGTGTATTACCAAGGTAAGGTCTTCTATGCCTTTAATGGCTATAAGGACGGGGTAGATCTGAGCGCTTACATCGTCACATACGATATGAAGACTCGGGCATGGTCGTCCCCGGTCAAGATCGGCGAGGGATCTGGGGACGGTCATGGAGCGGTCAAGATCGCCATAGACGACAATGGGAGGATCCATGCGTTCTTCGGATCGCACGACTCTAATACGATCTACATGTACAGTGGGGCCGGTGGGGACATCAGCACCTGGACGCTGGGACCCGATGTCGACGGTTCGATCGGAACGACCTACCCCATGCCATACTGGGACGACGTCCACGATGTGCTTTACCTCCTGCTCAGATCAAACCATGGAACTGCGGGACGTAACTGGATCATGTTCAAGTCCTCGGACCGCGGTCTGACATGGACATCCCATGAGTTCATCGATATGGGCACAGATCTGTTCTATATATTCTCGGTCGTACCAAGATACACTGGCAATAATCTTGATTTCTGGATCTGCGGTGATCGGAGGGACCCAACACTAGGCTACACTGATTATTGGACGATAATACGATACAATGCTGATGGTAACATATACTCGTTCGGCGGCACTAATCTGGGGACCGTCGCAGACGCCACTGAGCTCAGAACCTACTGTATTCAGGACATCCCCGGCACCCAGACAAAGATGTGGAACCTAAACCTGATGCTAGATGATAGTGGAAGGCCTCACGTCACCGTGGCCAATTACACCTCCGGTAACACGGTATGGCAGCATATCTACTACTCGAATTCGAGCACATGGATGGCGGACACGATCTGCGACGGCTCCGCACTGTACAATTACGATTCGGCGGGGTACATCGAGAACTATAACATCCATCTGTGGCTCGTGAACGGCACGTCGGCAGAGGACCCTGTGGGAAGAGTAGAGCAATGGCAATGGGATGCGGTCCATGGGTGGGAGTGCGATGGAGTGATCATGTCAATCGAACAGGTCGCTCAACGGTCGAGCGAGGGATGCAACGGCATCGAGATGGTGATGCATGGTCCGAATCATGAAGTGGTATTCGGCGAGTTTGATAACTCCGACTTGACCAATGACGACCTCTGGGGTTACATCTACTGCGAGGAGTATGGCTATCGGCCGTACTATAACTACACGGCAGCTCCCGAGGATCCTGACCCGCCAAGTGCTCCCCTAGGCCTCACCGCGATCATATCGTCCCACGCAATCGTCCTGACATGGTCCCCGCCCGCTGACGATGGCGGCAGTCCTGTGACCGGCTATAAAGTGTATCGCAGTGTCAACGGCTCCGCGTATGCGCTCTTGGCCACCTTGGGCGCGGTCCTGACATACACAGACAACGATAGCCTCGTCGCTGGGACGAATTATAGCTATAAGGTGTCGGCCATCAACCAATACGGCGAGGGCGATGCGTCAGCTGCTGTCACGGTATTGTTCGAGGACAAAGAGACGATGGCCGACGCCTTCTATGCTTGGCTCGGTCCGCTCTGGGGTCTGCTGATGCTCATGGTCGTGCTGAGCCTGGTAGCTAGGATCGGGCGCAAAGTGGGCTGA